CATGTGCTCGCCCACCCGCGCTGCGCTGCTCACGGGGCGCAACCCTCACGAAGTGGGCTTCGGCGTCATCAGCGAAGAAGCGGCACCCGCCCCAGGCTATAATTCGGTCATTCCGCGTTCGGCGGCAACGTTTGCCGAAGTGCTCGGCATGAACGGCTATAACACGGCGATGTTTGGCAAGCATCACAACGCGCCGCTATGGGAGGACACGCCCGTCGGCCCGTTTGATCATTGGCCTACCGGGCTTGGCTTTGACTATTTTTACGGCTTCCTCGGCGGTGCGACCAACCAGTTCGCACCCGCGCTCTATGAGAATCGAGAGTGGAGGGAGGCACCGCAGGACGATCCGAACTACATCCTGGATCGTGATCTGGCCGACCACGCCATAAAGTGGATGAATACTCAGCGTAGCGTGAGTCCCGATGCGCCGTTCCTGATCTATTACGCGCCCGGTTCCGCGCACTCGCCCCATCAGGCACCGCCTGACTGGATCGCCCGCTTCAAGGGTCATTTCGATCAGGGGTGGGACAAGGTTCGCGACGCAAGCTTTGCACGCCAGAAAAAGACCGGCGTCATCCCCTCGACCGCTGCCCTGACGCCGCGCCCGCCCGTGATCCCCGCCTGGGACTCACTGACCCCGGACGCAAAGCGCGTGGAGGCCCGCATGATGGAAATCTATGCCGCGCAACTCGCCTTCGCCGACGATCAAATCGGTCGTTTGATCCAGGCGGTGAAGGACAATGGCGACTTCGACAACACGCTGATCGTCTTCATTCAGGGCGACAACGGCGCCAGCATGGAGGGGTCCCCGATCGGAACGATGGACGAGATCGCCCGCGGCAAGAACGCAATGCCCGACACGCTGCAGGATCAACTTGCCAGGATCGACGACTTTGGAACGAAGCACTCATGGAACAATTACGGGATCGGCTGGGCGTGGGCGATGAACACGCCCTTTCAATGGGGCAAAGCGATTGCCTCGCACCTGGGCGGCGTGCGCAACGGTATGGTCGTGAGCTGGCCGAGGGGGCTTCAGAAGCCGGGACAGATGCGGACCCAATTCACGAACGTGACCGACATCGCGCCAACACTCTACGAGGCGGCGGGCATCGCCATTCCCGAATCCGTTCATGGGGTGAAGCAGATGCCGCTGGCGGGCACCAGTTTGGCGTATACTTTCCGACAGCCGAACGCCGCCAGCCGGGACGAAGAACAATATTGGGAACTGCGGGAAAATATCGCCTTCTACGAGAAAGGTTGGCTCGCCGCGACGACGCCCCGGGTGATGCCGTGGGATAAGGAGGCGCCTCCAGCAAGCGGCACGCCCGTCGAGTGGCAGCTCTACGACCTGAACAGCGACTTCAGTCAGTCGCGCGACCTCGCCGCGAAAAACCCGGCCAAACTTGCCGAATTGAAGCAGGCTTATGCGGCGGTCGCGGCGCGCAATCAGGTTGGCTTGCCCGCCGGGGTGTCGGCGGCGGCGGCGCGTCCGTTTCTTTCCAACGGGCAGACCCGCTTCGTATACCGAAACAGCGACCAGCGTCTGTCGCGGTACAGCTTTGCCAATATCATGAACCGATCGTGGCAGGTGACAGCCGACATCGTCGTTCCCGAAACCGGCGGCGACGGTGCCCTGGTCGCGCAAGGCAGTCGGCTGGGCGGCTGGGGGTTACTTATGATGAACGGGCGACCCGCCTTCCTGTACAACGCCTCGATCCTCGACCGTGACAAGACGCGCATCACCGGCGGCGACGTGCTGAAGCCGGGCGCACACAAGATCGTCGCTGATATCGTGTACGACGGCGGTGGTCGCGGAATGGGCGCAAGCGTTCGCATCCTGATCGACGGACGGGAAGTATCGCGCGGTCGCGTGCCCCGCACGATCGGCGCTCTTCTCGTCAGCGAAGGCGGTGCGTCGATCGGGCGCGATTACGGAACGACGCTGTCCGACGATTATGCCAGCCCGTTCGTTTATCCCGGCACGATCGACAAGGTCGTGATCGATGTGGGGCCGACCCGCTGACAGCTGACACCACTCAGCTTGGGCGGCTGAGCGGGGTGCTTTGAAAGTCTGACGATCGACGAGATGGCGTTCGAGATTGAAGTGGTAGTGGACGGTCGCATGGACGCTGACGAACCTCTGCAGCGTCTTCATTCGTCGAACGGGAGCATTGCTCGCTCGCGTCATCGGAACGGCAGGTGGCTGTTCCCGACCCTGTTGGCCCAGCGTCCACCTCCTGCTTCTCGGCGCAGCATGGTTGGGCTATGACCGCTTCGTCGCACAGGGCGGCGATTGGGGCGCGATTGTCACAGAGCAGATCGGCGTCCAAGCGCCCCCTGGACTTCTCAGCATTCACGCCAACATGCCTTCGGCCGTGCCCGCGGAAGTGGCAAGCGCTCTGCACTCCGGCAACGGGCCGCCGGCGGAACTTTCGAGCGAGGAGCGCCAGGCGTTCGAGCGCATCAGCTTCTTCTTCGCCCATGGCGTGTCGTACGCCCAGCTAATGGCGAACCACCCGCAGACGCTGTACGGCCTTGCGGACTCCCCGGTGGGGCTCGCGGCCTGGTTCATCGATCACGATCTGCGCAGCTATCGGCTTATCGCCCGCGTGTTCGCGGACGAACATGAGGGGCTCACGCGCGACGACATACTCGATAATATCACTTTGACCTGGCTGACCAACTCGGCAATTTCCGGAGCGCGCCTGTATCGCGAGAACAAGCTTCCCTTCTTCGCCCCGATGGGCGTCAAAGTTCCGGTCGCAATTACCGCCTTTCCGGACGAGCTTTACCAGTGTCCGCAAAGCTGGGCCGAGCGGGCCTATCCTAACCTCATCCACTATAATCAGGTGGAAAAGGGCGGGCATTTCGCGGCGTGGGAGCAGCCAGCGATCCTGACACAGAAACTGCGAGCAGCCTTCCGCTCGCTGCGCTGATTATGACGCGGGCGGCACGAGTCTGGGCGACGTCCGCCCATGTTATTATTTGGAGTATCTATGCGGCGTCGGGGGCAGGTTGAGCCAGCTTGGTTGCATCATGCGGCTGGCTCGACGCTCATGCGTTAACCGTTTAGCCGAATTGCGATAAAGCCCGTTTCGGGCTTATCCTGTTGCGACGGAAGGGCCTGATTGAACGATGCAAAGAATCGCGGTTTTGATCATCGACGATTCGGTCACAATTCGCGCGATGATGGAGCAGGTTCTGCTTCACGATCATCAATTCGAAGTGGCCGGTATCGCTTCCAGCGTGGACGAAGCGCGGCAGATGATGCGTACCATTTCTCACGACGTCGTGACGCTCGACCTGTCGATGCCGGATATCGGCGGCCTCGAATTTCTTGACGAGCTGTCGACCCGGACTCACGCGCCGATCGTCGTGGTCTCTTCGTCCACCAGGAGCGAAAGTCCCGCAGCAGCTGAGGCGCTGGAACATGGCGCATTTGCCTGCTTCGACAAGGCAAGGCTGGTCGCCGACGTGCGTGGTTTCCTTGGCGTTCTGCGAAAGGCGGCGACCGGGAAGAAGCGCGCGCAATAATCCGCCGGCTCATCCCCCATATTTCGGGGACACAATATTAAATGTCCGGCTTTGCACAACGATGACGTTTGCACCCCCCTAATCAACAACCTGCTGAAGCATCTCGTCGATCAGGCGTTGATCCTGATCGAGCACCCAGCATTCGGCCAGCAGGGAATCCCTGACGGCATAGATCAGCGTGCGGTCGATCTCGACCGGACGTCCCCCGATCGAAATCTCCTCGCGCGCCAGGATCACGCCGCGCGTGGCGCCCGCGGCTATGTCGCTGATCTCGATCAGGCGTCGCCGCGACCGGCGGGAGAAATCCGCCAGTACGGCCAGCGCTGCACCCTTGCCGCGATGCACGCCGGCCAGCGGGCTCGTCCCGAAATAATGAAGCGTGAAGTCGTCATGATAGCATGACATGATCGCCTGCAGGTCCCCGGCACGCCATGCCGCGGCGTAGCGCGTCAGGACGGTGAGGATGTCGTCGCTTGCACTATCATCCATCGCCGATCCCTTTCGTCAACTTGATGCAACAACCTTGACCGAATAGCCGCACGGCTTTCGCAGGATTGTACCGAAATTCCGCTAATTAATTGATTGTCGAGGATAAATTACAGAATTTTCAGCATATCGCCGCACCAAAGATATGACACGACCGGTGTCCCATATCTCCCCCATTCTTCACCGCCCTGGTTGATTCAAGCGCCGTTCGACCGCCGCTAGCACAGCAATCATGGCAACACGCGTTCCAAACTTTAAACCGACTCACGTCCTGGACCGCAACCCGGGCGAGTATCGCGCCCCGCTCGCTACTCGGCCAGCCGATCGCCTGTTGCGCCATCGCCGGTTCCGCGCTTCAAGGCGCTGCCCAAACAAAGCGGACTGAGGCGGAATCGATGAGCAATCTCTACAGCCGGCTCGCCGCTTGCTTTCCAAACGATACCAAGCCGTTCGCACATCTATCCGACGGCAGGGTCGTCACTTATGGCGACCTGGAGATCGAAACGGCGCGCTACGCCAACGCGTTGACTAAACTGGGCGTCGCGATCGGCGATCGGGTCGCGGTGCAGGCGGAAAAGAGCATTGAGTTGCTGATCCTCTACCTTGCCTGCGTTCGTGCGGGTGCGGTGTTTCTGCCGCTCAACCCGGCCTACACGGCGGGCGAGCTCGACTATTTCATGCGCGATGCCGAACCTGCGTTGTTCGTGTGCGATCCCGCCAGCCAGACCCGGATCGAAACGCTCGCGGCGGCTGCCGGAATCGCCCGGGTCGAAACGCTCGATGCGTCGGGCGGCGGATCGCTGCCGGCGATCGCTGCGTCGCAGCCCGCCCTGTTCGAGACGGTCGAGCGCGACGACGATGATCTCGCGGCGATCCTCTACACCTCGGGAACGACGGGCCGGTCCAAGGGCGCGATGCTCAGCCACGATAATCTCGCCTCCAACGCCTTTACGCTGAAGGAGTATTGGCGCTTCACCGGCGATGATGTGCTGCTCCACGCGCTGCCGATCTTCCACACGCACGGCCTGTTCGTCGCGACCAACATCATGCTCGCCGCTGGCGGATCGATGCGCTTCCTGGCCAAATTCGATGCCGAAGCGGTGCTGCGCGAATTACCGCATGCGACGGTCATGATGGGCGTGCCGACCTTCTATATCAGATTGCTGGGCGAGCCGCGCTTCACGCGCGATCTGGTCGGCCATATCCGCTTGTTCGTGTCGGGCTCGGCACCGCTCTCCGCCGACATCCATCGTGAGTTTGCGGGCCGTACCGGGCACGCGATCCTCGAACGCTATGGCATGACCGAAACCAACATGAACACGTCGAACCCCTATGACGGCGACCGGCGCGCCGGCACGGTGGGTTTCCCGCTGCCCGGCGTATCGATCCGCACCGTCGATCCCGAAAACCACGCGCCGCTGGCGCAGGGCGAGGTCGGGATGATCGCGATTGCCGGTCCCAACGTGTTCAAGGGATATTGGCGAATGCCCGAAAAGACCGCAGCGGAATTCCATGACGGGCATTTCCTGTCCGGCGATCTGGGTTTGATCGATGACCGCGGTTACGTCTCGATCGTCGGCCGGGCCAAGGACCTGATCATTTCGGGCGGTTACAACGTCTATCCGGCAGAGGTCGAAACCGCACTCGACGAGCTTGAGGAAATCCATGAATCGGCGGTGATCGGCGTGCCGCACCCCGATCTCGGCGAGGGCGTGGTCGCGGTCGTCGTGCCGCGCGAAACCGGATTTGCCGATTCCGGGCGGGTCAAGGCGTTGCTGGCGGACAGTCTGGCGCGCTTCAAACAGCCGCGCCGTATCGTCTTTGTCGATGCCCTGCCCAAGAACGCGATGGGCAAGGTGCAGAAGACCGTGCTGCGCGCCGACTATGGGGACAGTTTTACGGGTTAGGCATCCGCGTGACCTGGATATGCACTGCGCGCCACTCGCCCTTGATGCGGCGGAAGGTGTCGGAAAAGCGGAAGCGGCTGGCGAAGCTCTTGCCGCCCGAACTGCCCTTCAACAGCGTTTCCGCGCCGACCACACCGGCATCCGGACCCAGTTCCGTCACCGTGCGGTCGACCAGCACGATCGGCTCGAAGCGGTCGTCGGGTGCGGTCCACCCTTCGATGAAGTCACGCTTGCCGAGCCGCTTGCCCGATCCGTCGATGAACACCAGATCGTCGGACACCATCCGTTCGAGCGCGGCGCCATCCTTGGTCAGCTGCGCCTGGTCGAACCTATCCGCGAAGGCGACCAGCGTGTCGGCAGCGCGATCCGCCGGCGCGGCGAGGGGGGGTGACGCCGTGGCGAGCGCAAGCATCGAAATCAAAAGCTTCATCGTCGATTCCCCGGTTCGGTCGGCTTGTTGTGACAGCGTCGTCCGGGCATTCAAGGCACTCGCTTGAAATCGGAGATCCAGTTCACTTCCCAGGTCTTGCCCGCATCGCCGGAAAAGGATTGTTCGATCCGGAACGCCTTGTCGACCACCGGAGTGAAGATGAAGCGCACGAAGATCTGGCGGTCGCCGAGCGTGTCTTCATTGTAGAATTCACCGCGCCCGCTGGCGTCGAAACCGCCGATCATCGCCCGTGTGATCCCGCCGTCGCGGCTGCTCGCCCAGCTGACCTTCCATTGATGCGATGCCGGATCGTAGAGCCTGAGGCTCAGGCCTTCGATCTGCCCGGCTGGACCCGACACATTGAGCTCGCCGAGATTGGCCTTGCCGCCCCACACTTTGCGCACCACCGAGCTGCCGTCATACTCGACCCATTCGGTTGATCCGGTGAGTGGTTTGGTGCGGCGCGCGATGTGCGCGGTCCATGATCCGAACTCGAAATCGAAATCGCGGCTCCCGTCGCGCAAGACCGGCATGACTCGCCCGTCGGGCCGTGCCGTCGGTGCGGTGGACTGGGCGATCGCCGGCGCCGGTTGAAGCGCGACGATCGCACTGGCGATCAGCGTCCGGATCGAAAGTCGGGCGATCTTGCCCATGGGGATTTCCTAATGTTGGCGGTGAGGGTGCGCGTTCAGCCGTCCAGGCGGCTGAAGACGCCGTCGCGCTGCGCCTTGGTGTGGCAGGCCATGCAGCGCGTGACGCCCTGAGCCCCCGTGACGGCGACCTCGGTCCGGCTGTCGCCGAGGAATTCGATGAAGCGCCAGCCGTCGCGCCTCTTCTCCATCACGTCGACCAGCATGCGGGCACCGGGCTGGATACTGCCCGGACCGGTCTTCGGTGCATGCAGGTCGAACGCGATGACCGAACCGAGCGGGAACGCACCCGTTCGATAACCCGTCATCGCGGGCTGATTGGCATAGATATGATGGATGCCGGCATATTTCGGAAAGGAAGGATTGCCTTCGCCGACATAGCTGCTGGTGACATGAGTCCATTCGCGAAAGCCTTGCGGGTAGGCGACCTCGCTATCGTCGCTTGCGCCGATCGTCAGCGTGGCGATGCAACCGAGCAGGATGATCTTGAAAGCGGTCATGGCTCTGGATGCGGTGCCGCTTGGCGACCGACAACGACCACTTCGATGAATTTCGACGAGACCACTTGGCCCGCCTGGCAAGGCCGCCGTCATCCGGCTTTGAGCGCAGGAATCGGATTTGGGTGCGGCGCGTGGCGTCGTAGCGCCACCGACCCGACCATCGGCGAGAGACTTTCGGATGACATTTGCGAACCCGGGCAGTTCATGCGGCCCAGGCACTTCACGCGGACCGCCGAAAGTGGACCGGGTAAAACAGCCCATAGTGGACATTGTCCGGAGCGTTTGGCCGATCCACGTCTCGCACCCGGAGGGCTGGTCAATTGGCCCCGCCCGTATCGCGGCACCGTCAGTCACTCAGCGCCATCAACTGCCCCGGCGGAACGGAAAGTCATCAATGCGCCACCGCTTTTTCCGCCCGTCCATGATCATGCATCCGGCCTTGCTGCTTTGCGGTGTTGCCGCCGGACTATCGCCAATGCCCGGCCTGGCGCAGGAAATTGTGGCGCTTCCCGCGACGGTCGAACGTCAGAAGCTCGACGATGCCTGGTGGACCGGGCCGATGATGGCCAATTCGGCGGCGACCCTGCCGCGCGGTCATGCGCTGATCGAGACGTATGTCTATGACCGGATCAACGCGACATCGCACGGCTTCGGCTCGCTGACCTATCTGCTCTACGGGATCACCGACGGTGTGACGCTGGGCGTGAAGCCGTCATTCGGTTTCAATGCGGTGAAGAATGGCCGCGATGGTTCGGGCGTCGGTTTTGGCGACCTGACCTTTTCGGCGCAGCTTCGCCTGACCTCGTTCGACGCCGCGAAATCGATTCCGGCGATCGCCGTGTCGTTGCAGCACAGCCTGCCCACCGGAAAGCATGACCGGCTCGGTGACCGGCCGGGCGATGGGCTCGGCAGCGGCGCCCACACCACCACGCTATCGCTCTATGCGCAGCATTATTTCTGGCTGCCCAATGGCCGCATCTTCCGGGCCCGGCTGAATGTCTCGAATGCCTTTTCCAGTAAGGCGACGCTGAACGATGTCAGCGTGTACGGCACCGGGGACGGCTTTCGCGGCCACGCCATGCCGGGCGGGTCCTTCACCATCGGCCTGTCCGGCGAATATAGCCTGACGCGAAGCTGGGTGCTGGCGCTCGACCTGATCCGTAATCATGAAGGGCCGACGCGTGTGGCCGGTTTCGATATTCGCGATTTGGCCGATCCGCTGCCGGTCCGCTATCGCTCCAACGTGAGCACGACCTTCGCGATCGCGCCGGGCGTCGAATATAGCTGGAAAGCCAATCTCGGCATCCTGTTCGCGGCGCGTTTCATTCCGAAGGGGCGTCACAACAGCGCCTCGATCACGCCGGCGGTGGCAATCAATTACGTCTATTGAGCCGGCGGCGCTTCCCGCATCACATCATGGACCAGCGCCATGGCGCGGCGCATCGCCGGCAGGTCCATCGATCCCAGCCCGAACACCAGCCCGGCATGGCTCGCCGCGCCAAGATAATATCGCCGCAAGCTGCGGATCTCGACATTGCGCCGCGCCAGCGTCGCGATCACCGCGTCGACATCGATCGCCCCGTTCGACAGGGCGGTCACATGCATGCCGTAAGCCGACTCGATCGGATCGAGCCAATCGGCGAAGTCGTCGCGCAACAGGTCGAGCAGCAACTGCCGGCGCTCGCCATAAAGGCGCCGCATCCGCGCGATGTGACGCGTCAGATGCCCGCCAGCGATGAAGCCGGTCATCGCCGTCTGGGCCGGCAGCGAGCAGGGCCCGTCGATGCAGATCTTCGCGGTGACCAGCGCTTGCGTCGCCCAGGATGGGGGCAGGACGAAACCGAGCCGGATATTGGGCAAGGTCGATTTGGAGAAGGTGCCGACATAGAACACGACGTCGTCCTCGTCGGCGCTCTTCAGCGCCTTGATCGGCCCACCCTTGGCGCGGAACTCCCCGTCATAATCATCCTCGATGATGATCGCCCCATGATCGCGCGCGAACTGGATCAGCGCCGCGCGGCGCTTTTTCGACAGCGTCGATCCAAGCGGAAACTGATGTGAAGGGCTGACGCAGATGATGTCGATATCGGCCGGCAATTGCCCGACGATCATGCCCTCGGCATCGACCTCTACCGGATACAGCGTCGCGCCGGCCGCGGCGAAGGGAATGCGCGTCGGCCCGTAACCCGGCTCCTCGACCGCAACCCTGGTGCGGCCCGGATCGACCAGGATCCGCGCGAGCAGGTCGAACGCTTGCTGTGCCCCGCTGGTGATGATCAGGTCGTCGGCATGACATGCGACCCCGCGCATCACCGACAAATGCATCGACACCGCCGAGCGCAGATCGCGGTCGCCCTGCGGATCGCCATAGTTGAACGGTGCCCGCTCGAATGCGCGCTCCTTTTGCGCGGACACTCGGCGCCAGATGTCGAACGGAAAATTCTTCAGGTCGACCAGGCCCGGGCGAAAATCGAACCGCTCGCCCTCCGGTGCCGGGACGATCGCGCTGCGGTCATCGAAGAAACCAAAGGCCGATGTCACGTCGTGCCGGAACCAGAACGGGTTCAGCCGATGTTCCGGCACTGGCGTGTCCGCCGCGCGCGCGGCGGGAAGCGATGGCGGGCTGTCCGCGACATAAGTGCCCGACCCGTGCCGCGCGGTCAGATACCCTTCGCCAAGCAACTGGTCATAAACACCGACGACGGTCGTCCGCGCCATGCCGAACAATGTGGCCGACTGGCGGCTCGAGGGCAGCTTGGTACCCGGCTTCAACTCGCCGCCGACAATGGCCGCTTTCAGTTGCTGATGCAGGCGACGTGCCCGATGCGGGGTTTCCGCCGATCCGATATCCAGCTCGATCTCAAAGATTTCCACACATTGGTCCCGCTTGAGTCACGCCGAGCGGCATTGAGTGAACGACAATGCTGCCGCCATTACAATGCCGCTGACGGCGAACGGCCCGGTCGGCCGGTCGGGTGTCGCCCGGCGACCTCCGTTCGTTTCGTGCGAAGTCGAGAAACGGGCCATAAGCGTTGCGCGGCATCTTGCATAAACTATTGATATCATGAAATATATGCGGTTCGCGTCACGAGTCTCGCCTTGGAGATACGCAACGTTACGGTGTCCCATATCTCTCCGCGTACCCGCAAAAGATGTGGCACAACCGGTGTCCCATATCTCTTACAACTGTCCACGGCTGCCGCCGGCCAATGATTCAACCGCCATCGGCCACCCGCTATCTCGGCAAATGTGCATAGGCGTCCCTCAGAACCCAAAGCCGTTTGGGCGGAACTGCCAGCAGTGGCTGGCTTCGGCTGTCCATCGCTTGCGGTCCAGCCATTCAACGATCGCCCACGCAAAGTCCCCCCACCCCTTGCGATACCGCCCCGCGCCCGTCACACTTGCCTGCTTCGACTGTAACGAGGTGCCGATGTCCGCAAACACGACCGTGAATTCGTCGCCGACGGTCGAGGGCAAGCGCTACGTCACCTTGCCCGCTCGGCCCGAGCCGTTGCGTGTCGCGGTCGATGAAACCGCGATCGTCGTGATCGACATGCAGAACGCCTATGCCTCGCCCGGCGGTTATGTCGATCTTGCCGGGTTCGACATCTCCGGCGCGGCGGGCGCGATCGATCGGGTCGCGGCGGTGCTCGATACCGCGCGGCACGCCGGGGTGCAGATCGTCTATCTGCAAAATGGCTGGGACCCGGACTATGCCGAAGCCGGCGGCCCCGGCTCGCCCAACTGGCACAAGTCGAACGCGCTGAAGACGATGCGCGCGCGGCCCGAATTGCACGGGCGATTGCTCGCGCGCGGCGGCTGGGATTATGAGATCGTCGATGCGCTGACCCCGCAACCGGGCGATCTGCGCGTGCACAAGACACGCTATTCCGCCTTCTTCAATTCGCAACTCGACAGCACGCTCCGCGCACGCGGCATCCGCAACATCGTGTTCGTCGGCATCGCCACCAATGTCTGCGTCGAAAGCACGCTGCGCGACGGCTTCCACCTCGAATATTTCGGCGTGATGCTGGAGGATGCGACGCATCATCTCGGGCCGGACTATTTGCAGGCCGCGACCGTCTATAATGTCGAGAAATTCTTCGGCTGGGTGTCGACCGTGCCCGATTTCTGCGGCACGTTCGGGCAAATCGCCGACAGCGATCCAGCTACCACCACCCGTTCACCCTGAGCTTGTCGGGCCGCAGGCCAACGTCGTTCTTCTTTTCGACCGTCGGAAGAAGAAAGAACGGTGCTTCGACAAGCTCAGCACGAACGGAAGATAGGAAGCCCAAATGCCCTTTACCCCGATCAACCCGTCGCAATTCCCCACCCCGATCGCGCCCTATTCGGCTGGCGCCAGGGCAGGTAACACCGTCTATGTCTCGGGTGTGCTCGCGCTCGGCGAAGGCGGCGCGGTGCTGCATGTCGGTGATGCGGCGGCGCAGACCCGCCATATTCTCGACGTCATCAAGATCACGCTCGAGGCCGGCGGTGCGACGCTGGAGGACGTGGCGATGAACCATATCTTCCTCAAGGATCTGGCCGATTATGCCGCGTTCAATGCGGTCTATGCCGAGTATTTTCCCGGCGCGAAGCCCGCGCGCTACTGCATTCGATGCGATCTGGTGAAGCCCGATTGCCTGGTCGAGATCGCCAGCGTGGCACATATCAGTTGATGCCCGAGGCCGCGGGTCTTTATTACGAAACCCAAGGCTTCATAGATGCGCCGCCGCTTATCCTGTCGTCGGGCATGGGCGGATCGGCGAGTTACTGGCGCCCGAACATCGCTGCGCTCACTGAGCATTTTCACGTCATCGCTTATGATCATCGCGGTACCGGGCGTTCGGACCGAACGGTCACGCCGCGCATCGAAAGCATCGGCGACGATATGCTCGCGCTGATGGACGCGCTGAATATCCCGAGCGCCTCGATCATGGGGCACGCCATTGGCGGCATGGGCGGTCTCGCGCTCGCGCTCGATGCGCCGGCGCGGGTCGATCGGCTGGTGGTGGTCAATGGCTGGGGGCAGCCCGATCCCTATACCGCACGTTGTTTCGACACGCGGCTGAGCCTGCTGCGTCATGGCGGTGTGCGTGACTATGTCCACGCACAGCCAATCTTTCTCTATCCACCGCAATGGATCTCCGATCATCATGCGGAACTGGAGGAGGAAGAGGCCGCGCATATCGCAGCCTTCCCCGCCGAGATGGTCGAGCAGCGCATCCTCGAAGCGGTGCGCTTCGATGTGATGGAACGTCTCGCGAAACTGGTCGTGCCGACGCTGCTGCTCGCAAGTGGCGATGACGGGCTGGTGCCGCCGGGTTGTTCCCAATCGCTCGCAGACGCCATCCCCGGCGCCCGGCTCGAGACCATGAAATGGGGCGGCCACGCATGCAACGTCACCGATCCCGATACCTTCAACGCACTCATTCTCGATTTTCTGAGGAGCTAAGCCAATGCAGGTCGGAGTCTTCGTCCCCATCAACAATAATGGCTGGCTGATCAGCGAGAACGCGCCGCAATATATGCCGAGCTT
This portion of the Sphingomonas sp. So64.6b genome encodes:
- a CDS encoding nuclear transport factor 2 family protein — its product is MDDSASDDILTVLTRYAAAWRAGDLQAIMSCYHDDFTLHYFGTSPLAGVHRGKGAALAVLADFSRRSRRRLIEISDIAAGATRGVILAREEISIGGRPVEIDRTLIYAVRDSLLAECWVLDQDQRLIDEMLQQVVD
- a CDS encoding nuclear transport factor 2 family protein, with amino-acid sequence MKLLISMLALATASPPLAAPADRAADTLVAFADRFDQAQLTKDGAALERMVSDDLVFIDGSGKRLGKRDFIEGWTAPDDRFEPIVLVDRTVTELGPDAGVVGAETLLKGSSGGKSFASRFRFSDTFRRIKGEWRAVHIQVTRMPNP
- a CDS encoding response regulator, yielding MIIDDSVTIRAMMEQVLLHDHQFEVAGIASSVDEARQMMRTISHDVVTLDLSMPDIGGLEFLDELSTRTHAPIVVVSSSTRSESPAAAEALEHGAFACFDKARLVADVRGFLGVLRKAATGKKRAQ
- a CDS encoding arylsulfatase produces the protein MNRQFLRRAAKVSSIAIAAMMSLNAGIVPVIAQTQSVGAYPERPKAPKGAPNIIVIMTDDVGFAASSTFGGPVPTPVFDALADKGARYNRFNTTAMCSPTRAALLTGRNPHEVGFGVISEEAAPAPGYNSVIPRSAATFAEVLGMNGYNTAMFGKHHNAPLWEDTPVGPFDHWPTGLGFDYFYGFLGGATNQFAPALYENREWREAPQDDPNYILDRDLADHAIKWMNTQRSVSPDAPFLIYYAPGSAHSPHQAPPDWIARFKGHFDQGWDKVRDASFARQKKTGVIPSTAALTPRPPVIPAWDSLTPDAKRVEARMMEIYAAQLAFADDQIGRLIQAVKDNGDFDNTLIVFIQGDNGASMEGSPIGTMDEIARGKNAMPDTLQDQLARIDDFGTKHSWNNYGIGWAWAMNTPFQWGKAIASHLGGVRNGMVVSWPRGLQKPGQMRTQFTNVTDIAPTLYEAAGIAIPESVHGVKQMPLAGTSLAYTFRQPNAASRDEEQYWELRENIAFYEKGWLAATTPRVMPWDKEAPPASGTPVEWQLYDLNSDFSQSRDLAAKNPAKLAELKQAYAAVAARNQVGLPAGVSAAAARPFLSNGQTRFVYRNSDQRLSRYSFANIMNRSWQVTADIVVPETGGDGALVAQGSRLGGWGLLMMNGRPAFLYNASILDRDKTRITGGDVLKPGAHKIVADIVYDGGGRGMGASVRILIDGREVSRGRVPRTIGALLVSEGGASIGRDYGTTLSDDYASPFVYPGTIDKVVIDVGPTR
- a CDS encoding PLP-dependent aminotransferase family protein, producing MEIFEIELDIGSAETPHRARRLHQQLKAAIVGGELKPGTKLPSSRQSATLFGMARTTVVGVYDQLLGEGYLTARHGSGTYVADSPPSLPAARAADTPVPEHRLNPFWFRHDVTSAFGFFDDRSAIVPAPEGERFDFRPGLVDLKNFPFDIWRRVSAQKERAFERAPFNYGDPQGDRDLRSAVSMHLSVMRGVACHADDLIITSGAQQAFDLLARILVDPGRTRVAVEEPGYGPTRIPFAAAGATLYPVEVDAEGMIVGQLPADIDIICVSPSHQFPLGSTLSKKRRAALIQFARDHGAIIIEDDYDGEFRAKGGPIKALKSADEDDVVFYVGTFSKSTLPNIRLGFVLPPSWATQALVTAKICIDGPCSLPAQTAMTGFIAGGHLTRHIARMRRLYGERRQLLLDLLRDDFADWLDPIESAYGMHVTALSNGAIDVDAVIATLARRNVEIRSLRRYYLGAASHAGLVFGLGSMDLPAMRRAMALVHDVMREAPPAQ
- a CDS encoding transporter; the encoded protein is MRHRFFRPSMIMHPALLLCGVAAGLSPMPGLAQEIVALPATVERQKLDDAWWTGPMMANSAATLPRGHALIETYVYDRINATSHGFGSLTYLLYGITDGVTLGVKPSFGFNAVKNGRDGSGVGFGDLTFSAQLRLTSFDAAKSIPAIAVSLQHSLPTGKHDRLGDRPGDGLGSGAHTTTLSLYAQHYFWLPNGRIFRARLNVSNAFSSKATLNDVSVYGTGDGFRGHAMPGGSFTIGLSGEYSLTRSWVLALDLIRNHEGPTRVAGFDIRDLADPLPVRYRSNVSTTFAIAPGVEYSWKANLGILFAARFIPKGRHNSASITPAVAINYVY
- a CDS encoding malonyl-CoA synthase — its product is MSNLYSRLAACFPNDTKPFAHLSDGRVVTYGDLEIETARYANALTKLGVAIGDRVAVQAEKSIELLILYLACVRAGAVFLPLNPAYTAGELDYFMRDAEPALFVCDPASQTRIETLAAAAGIARVETLDASGGGSLPAIAASQPALFETVERDDDDLAAILYTSGTTGRSKGAMLSHDNLASNAFTLKEYWRFTGDDVLLHALPIFHTHGLFVATNIMLAAGGSMRFLAKFDAEAVLRELPHATVMMGVPTFYIRLLGEPRFTRDLVGHIRLFVSGSAPLSADIHREFAGRTGHAILERYGMTETNMNTSNPYDGDRRAGTVGFPLPGVSIRTVDPENHAPLAQGEVGMIAIAGPNVFKGYWRMPEKTAAEFHDGHFLSGDLGLIDDRGYVSIVGRAKDLIISGGYNVYPAEVETALDELEEIHESAVIGVPHPDLGEGVVAVVVPRETGFADSGRVKALLADSLARFKQPRRIVFVDALPKNAMGKVQKTVLRADYGDSFTG
- a CDS encoding cytochrome P460 family protein, which encodes MTAFKIILLGCIATLTIGASDDSEVAYPQGFREWTHVTSSYVGEGNPSFPKYAGIHHIYANQPAMTGYRTGAFPLGSVIAFDLHAPKTGPGSIQPGARMLVDVMEKRRDGWRFIEFLGDSRTEVAVTGAQGVTRCMACHTKAQRDGVFSRLDG